Proteins encoded in a region of the Dreissena polymorpha isolate Duluth1 chromosome 6, UMN_Dpol_1.0, whole genome shotgun sequence genome:
- the LOC127836321 gene encoding uncharacterized protein LOC127836321 isoform X1, which yields MCLFLFVFGVAAIQISSIFVDVKHRVLMTLMSLPYCVNQGSSCVWDVTIPEQDVQTDHIKENWRIDEPMIGLHYLRINVNKAYGRKRFATFIFGLIILHDSCEPHVTSSWIGSYRYSKDDFEREEFQKTTYDASSTEHVSQKHMPRIPDDKVDSHWSVVDFALHNVTKLPSRSIDLVSFIQQANETRSKKQTTVLADKGLCMSACLQRAYKTLIDARAYTCKTLLKVLHIYVPPICALTVPLKRLSCEEFYLCPHYKRHDYRFEPRQNLQFRMMITFPNVIDVSTALSCIINEWRIIFKRKLHEYTVRNASGALTSTLCHRDEVKLFNRTETSNRRFKTNNAIFSHTFLNSLTRMLQFACCTYDRPAVPDRTADIYIYHIRLSILVYVIYLRCTCICLCVQVLTLLQLNIHRLSRPKQTNHGITVCMCDTEIPIKFSIESSSSTKIQPLYAWNKQGSFIKATSCKTFSQKDNPEDTCKKDVDCCFEEKNKHTENDFLATMLRRNTWLLSHKKMYGLPTPIWVFPLISPVITIINRLAEGSSVHPKESMRHELLRLCTFRTYPTHGKPSCLRLAKAGFYYASQGDEVICYCCAKRISNWNERDDPLRAHRLVSPGCPFLLRNSEVNEPVTDDSSESSNPRLNRILQSLDDSDEPPDRRGTENVSAAIPDVSSLSATTSSRTTEHATNVQNGVSGYSGECRSGPFTHELTATTNRTVGESQLTSAPVPPARSSIPAGSFACSSATEASIATPNARREMAMPMKAEGRQLQGASNNRSDETREKLLSENRALKAQSKCLRCRRNDVCIAFLPCGHLVSCEACSTDPSARKCFSCDAAVKARIKAFIA from the exons GAAAACTGGCGAATAGACGAACCGATGATTGGTTTACATTATCTAAGGATAAACGTGAATAAAGCCTACGGCAGAAAA AGGTTTGCAACATTTATATTTGGATTAATAATCTTACACGACTCTTGTGAACCACACGTGACGAGTTCCTGGATAGGAAGTTATAGATATTCAAAAGATGATTTTGAACGCGAAGAG ttTCAGAAAACTACCTACGATGCCTCGAGTACGGAACATGTTTCTCAGAAACACATGCCGAGAATACCCGATGATAAGGTTGATAGCCACTGGAGTGTTGTCGATTTTGCATTACATAACGTAACAAAATTGCCGTCGCGTTCAATAGATCTTGTCAGCTTTATTCAACAAGCAAATGAAACACGAAGCAAAAAGCAAACCACAGTCTTAGCAGATAAAGGCTTATGCATGTCTGCATGTCTTCAACGGGCATACAAGACATTAATTGATGCAAGAGCTTACACCTGCAAAACACTATTGAAAGTTTTACACATATATGTACCACCCATATGTGCATTAACCGTCCCTTTGAAACGTCTTTCATGTGAGGAATTCTATTTATGTCCTCATTACAAACGTCACGATTATAGGTTTGAACCCAGACAGAATCTACAATTCCGCATGATGATAACTTTTCCAAATGTAATCGATGTTTCAACGGCATTATCGTGCATTATAAATGAGTGGAGAATTATTTTCAAACGAAAACTGCATGAATATACAGTGCGAAACGCCAGTGGAGCACTTACATCAACACTTTGTCATAGAGATGAAGTAAAACTGTTTAACCGAACAGAAACATCAAACAGACGTTTTAAGACAAACAATGCAATATTTTCACATACATTTCTTAATTCTTTGACTCGAATGTTGCAGTTTGCTTGTTGCACATACGATCGTCCCGCTGTGCCAGACCGAACAgctgatatttatatttatcatatacGTCTTAGCATACTTGTATATGTAATTTATCTACGTTGTACATGCATATGTTTATGTGTACAGGTTTTAACTTTGTTACAATTAAATATCCACCGATTGTCACGACCAAAGCAAACAAATCATGGGATTACTGTTTGCATGTGCGATACTGAAATCCCAATTAAGTTCTCGATTGAGTCTTCTAGTTCAACTAAAATTCAACCATTGTATGCATGGAACAAACAAGGCTCCTTCATCAAAGCAACTTCATGTAAAACATTCTCTCAAAAAGATAACCCTGAAGATACCTGCAAAAAAGATGTCGATTGttgctttgaagaaaaaaataagcATACTGAAAACGATTTTCTTGCTACTATGTTACGTCGAAATACCTGGCTATTAAGCCATAAAAAAATGTATGGATTGCCAACACCAATCTGGGTATTTCCATTGATTAGCCCGGTGATTACGATCATCAACCGCCTGGCAGAAGGAAGCAGCGTGCATCCCAAAGAGAGTATGCGTCATGAACTTCTTCGCCTGTGTACATTTAGAACTTACCCAACGCACGGGAAACCGTCGTGTCTAAGGCTTGCTAAGGCCGGTTTCTATTACGCTAGTCAAGGTGATGAGGTTATCTGCTATTGCTGTGCCAAACGTATCAGTAACTGGAACGAAAGGGACGATCCGTTGCGCGCTCACAGACTTGTGTCCCCTGGCTGCCCTTTCCTGTTACGCAACTCTGAAGTCAACGAACCAGTCACAGACGACAGCAGCGAAAGTTCAAACCCTCGTCTTAATAGGATTTTACAATCACTGGATGATTCAGATGAGCCACCCGACAGACGGGGAACAGAGAATGTTTCTGCAGCAATACCGGACGTTTCATCTTTATCTGCTACAACAAGTTCTCGCACTACCGAGCATGCTACTAATGTACAGAATGGTGTAAGTGGGTATTCGGGCGAATGTAGATCGGGTCCTTTCACACATGAATTGACTGCCACTACTAATCGGACTGTTGGTGAATCTCAATTAACAAGTGCACCTGTCCCACCAGCCAGAAGTTCCATCCCTGCGGGAAGTTTTGCATGTAGCAGTGCGACAGAGGCATCTATCGCTACGCCGAACGCTAGACGTGAAATGGCGATGCCTATGAAAGCAGAAGGACGACAGCTACAGGGAGCCTCTA ACAATCGTTCGGATGAAACACGAGAGAAACTCCTCAGTGAAAACCGCGCACTTAAAGCGCAGTCGAAATGTCTTCGCTGCCGTAGAAACGACGTTTGTATCGCGTTCCTGCCGTGCGGTCACCTGGTTTCCTGTGAGGCGTGCAGCACCGATCCCAGTGCCCGGAAGTGCTTCTCATGCGACGCAGCCGTGAAAGCCAGGATCAAGGCGTTTATTGcttga
- the LOC127836321 gene encoding uncharacterized protein LOC127836321 isoform X3 produces MSSHNIKARGPIHSSPENWRIDEPMIGLHYLRINVNKAYGRKRFATFIFGLIILHDSCEPHVTSSWIGSYRYSKDDFEREEFQKTTYDASSTEHVSQKHMPRIPDDKVDSHWSVVDFALHNVTKLPSRSIDLVSFIQQANETRSKKQTTVLADKGLCMSACLQRAYKTLIDARAYTCKTLLKVLHIYVPPICALTVPLKRLSCEEFYLCPHYKRHDYRFEPRQNLQFRMMITFPNVIDVSTALSCIINEWRIIFKRKLHEYTVRNASGALTSTLCHRDEVKLFNRTETSNRRFKTNNAIFSHTFLNSLTRMLQFACCTYDRPAVPDRTADIYIYHIRLSILVYVIYLRCTCICLCVQVLTLLQLNIHRLSRPKQTNHGITVCMCDTEIPIKFSIESSSSTKIQPLYAWNKQGSFIKATSCKTFSQKDNPEDTCKKDVDCCFEEKNKHTENDFLATMLRRNTWLLSHKKMYGLPTPIWVFPLISPVITIINRLAEGSSVHPKESMRHELLRLCTFRTYPTHGKPSCLRLAKAGFYYASQGDEVICYCCAKRISNWNERDDPLRAHRLVSPGCPFLLRNSEVNEPVTDDSSESSNPRLNRILQSLDDSDEPPDRRGTENVSAAIPDVSSLSATTSSRTTEHATNVQNGVSGYSGECRSGPFTHELTATTNRTVGESQLTSAPVPPARSSIPAGSFACSSATEASIATPNARREMAMPMKAEGRQLQGASNNRSDETREKLLSENRALKAQSKCLRCRRNDVCIAFLPCGHLVSCEACSTDPSARKCFSCDAAVKARIKAFIA; encoded by the exons ATGAGCTCACATAACATTAAAGCGCGGGGTCCCATTCATTCGTCGCCG GAAAACTGGCGAATAGACGAACCGATGATTGGTTTACATTATCTAAGGATAAACGTGAATAAAGCCTACGGCAGAAAA AGGTTTGCAACATTTATATTTGGATTAATAATCTTACACGACTCTTGTGAACCACACGTGACGAGTTCCTGGATAGGAAGTTATAGATATTCAAAAGATGATTTTGAACGCGAAGAG ttTCAGAAAACTACCTACGATGCCTCGAGTACGGAACATGTTTCTCAGAAACACATGCCGAGAATACCCGATGATAAGGTTGATAGCCACTGGAGTGTTGTCGATTTTGCATTACATAACGTAACAAAATTGCCGTCGCGTTCAATAGATCTTGTCAGCTTTATTCAACAAGCAAATGAAACACGAAGCAAAAAGCAAACCACAGTCTTAGCAGATAAAGGCTTATGCATGTCTGCATGTCTTCAACGGGCATACAAGACATTAATTGATGCAAGAGCTTACACCTGCAAAACACTATTGAAAGTTTTACACATATATGTACCACCCATATGTGCATTAACCGTCCCTTTGAAACGTCTTTCATGTGAGGAATTCTATTTATGTCCTCATTACAAACGTCACGATTATAGGTTTGAACCCAGACAGAATCTACAATTCCGCATGATGATAACTTTTCCAAATGTAATCGATGTTTCAACGGCATTATCGTGCATTATAAATGAGTGGAGAATTATTTTCAAACGAAAACTGCATGAATATACAGTGCGAAACGCCAGTGGAGCACTTACATCAACACTTTGTCATAGAGATGAAGTAAAACTGTTTAACCGAACAGAAACATCAAACAGACGTTTTAAGACAAACAATGCAATATTTTCACATACATTTCTTAATTCTTTGACTCGAATGTTGCAGTTTGCTTGTTGCACATACGATCGTCCCGCTGTGCCAGACCGAACAgctgatatttatatttatcatatacGTCTTAGCATACTTGTATATGTAATTTATCTACGTTGTACATGCATATGTTTATGTGTACAGGTTTTAACTTTGTTACAATTAAATATCCACCGATTGTCACGACCAAAGCAAACAAATCATGGGATTACTGTTTGCATGTGCGATACTGAAATCCCAATTAAGTTCTCGATTGAGTCTTCTAGTTCAACTAAAATTCAACCATTGTATGCATGGAACAAACAAGGCTCCTTCATCAAAGCAACTTCATGTAAAACATTCTCTCAAAAAGATAACCCTGAAGATACCTGCAAAAAAGATGTCGATTGttgctttgaagaaaaaaataagcATACTGAAAACGATTTTCTTGCTACTATGTTACGTCGAAATACCTGGCTATTAAGCCATAAAAAAATGTATGGATTGCCAACACCAATCTGGGTATTTCCATTGATTAGCCCGGTGATTACGATCATCAACCGCCTGGCAGAAGGAAGCAGCGTGCATCCCAAAGAGAGTATGCGTCATGAACTTCTTCGCCTGTGTACATTTAGAACTTACCCAACGCACGGGAAACCGTCGTGTCTAAGGCTTGCTAAGGCCGGTTTCTATTACGCTAGTCAAGGTGATGAGGTTATCTGCTATTGCTGTGCCAAACGTATCAGTAACTGGAACGAAAGGGACGATCCGTTGCGCGCTCACAGACTTGTGTCCCCTGGCTGCCCTTTCCTGTTACGCAACTCTGAAGTCAACGAACCAGTCACAGACGACAGCAGCGAAAGTTCAAACCCTCGTCTTAATAGGATTTTACAATCACTGGATGATTCAGATGAGCCACCCGACAGACGGGGAACAGAGAATGTTTCTGCAGCAATACCGGACGTTTCATCTTTATCTGCTACAACAAGTTCTCGCACTACCGAGCATGCTACTAATGTACAGAATGGTGTAAGTGGGTATTCGGGCGAATGTAGATCGGGTCCTTTCACACATGAATTGACTGCCACTACTAATCGGACTGTTGGTGAATCTCAATTAACAAGTGCACCTGTCCCACCAGCCAGAAGTTCCATCCCTGCGGGAAGTTTTGCATGTAGCAGTGCGACAGAGGCATCTATCGCTACGCCGAACGCTAGACGTGAAATGGCGATGCCTATGAAAGCAGAAGGACGACAGCTACAGGGAGCCTCTA ACAATCGTTCGGATGAAACACGAGAGAAACTCCTCAGTGAAAACCGCGCACTTAAAGCGCAGTCGAAATGTCTTCGCTGCCGTAGAAACGACGTTTGTATCGCGTTCCTGCCGTGCGGTCACCTGGTTTCCTGTGAGGCGTGCAGCACCGATCCCAGTGCCCGGAAGTGCTTCTCATGCGACGCAGCCGTGAAAGCCAGGATCAAGGCGTTTATTGcttga